TTCCTTGACCCTTTCAAGATACTCTCTTACCCATTGGTCTTCTGCTACCTCAAGCATGTCTTCTAAAAGTTCTTGCCTTAGGTCATACTTTAGCTCCTCAGAAAGCTCTTTGTCTTCGTGCCCTCTTATCCTCAAAAAGATAATACCCGCATAGTGTTGAATATCAGAGGGGTTTCCCAAGTCCAGTTCTGCAACATTAAACCTCGCATTTTCAGCCTTCCTATAAAAGCCTACCTTTTGCTCTGACTTCATAACCTTAAATAGGCTTACCCATCTATTGACCGCCTGCCTACTATATATGGCATTTCCAGAGACCCTGTAGTTTAGATTTTCTAAAAACTTCCTGAGTTCTGCATCCACACTCTGCTTATCTATAAACTTCTTTGCTATCTTTGCCATATTGTCTAAGTATTGTGAGTTTCTATTGTGGAAAAGTCCAGCACAAACAAAGTTTCTGCTAAAAGGCTCACCCTTAGAAAAAGCATCCATCCTATCATCCCACTGTCTTGCAGGCAGTTCCTTTTCCATAGATTACCCCTCCACAAGAAGCCTGTAAATAAATTCTATAGGAAACTTGGCAAAGCGTCCACTTAAAACCTCTCTGTAAGGATAATCTTCTCCAAGAGGAATAACCGCATATTCCTTTTGCCCTTGGATGTTCTTACAGCTTGTAGTTATGTCCATGCCTGCACCAAGCACCACCGCACCACCTCTGCCCACCCTGCTTGAGATATTAAACCTAAGATACTCGTCCTTTGGTTCGCCCAAAACATACTGTGTAAAGACCCAAGAGTAAACTGGTATAAGAAAGATGGTCTCGTATACCTCCTTAGGTGCAATAACGTTTAGAAATTCTTCTATTTCTCTTGTTCTTTCTTCGTTATGCTCCATAAGTTTAGTCTTAATCTTTTCTAAATAATCCTTTGCCCTCTTTCTTCTCTGATTGTCAAAGCCCATATGCAATCTGCCTCTTATAAGTATGTATGGATGATAATATTCCACGTTTTCAAGTTTTCTTGGCACATCATTTGTATACATAAACATGCCGGATAGAATCTCTTTTGCCAGCAAACGTATATACTTTGATACCTCTTGGTCTTTTGATTCCATCATGTAGACATCTTCAAGAAACTTTATTATATTTTCAAGCTCAGAAAAGCGATGCGGTTTATAAATAGTGATATGCTGTGCAGGAATAGGCACTATAACATACCTTTCTGGAGTTCTAAGAAAGTCCTCTATAATCCTTTGGACCACCGAATCAAGCAATAGTTTTTGTTTTAACTGCTCTCTTCTGTAAAAAAGACTTACCAAGTCTTTGTCCTGATATTCCACAAGCTGGGTTATCTTTTCAACAGTGTATGGATTTTCTTTTTGAATTACATGAATAAGATGGATATGCCTGGGTTTTTGTTCTGTGATTTCATCACCCCTTGCCCTTGAAATAGCTTGTATAACTTCAACAAGGTTTTGTTCTATACCCCAGTCTGTTATGACTATAAAGATTTTTTCCACAGGTTTGTGCGGTCTGCTAAAATCAAGACCCCTTGAAACTGCAGAAGTGCCCATAATAACATCCTGGCTTCCCTCGTTTATATCCTTTTGACTTTTTCTGGAACTTGCGGTTATGTAGAGGTTAGAAACACCTCTGGTGTTAAAGTAGTCAGAAAGTTTTGCTATCATCTCCTTGTCTTGCACATACAAGAAGGCAGTGCTTTCCTTTTGCAGGTTTTGGATAACGTAGTCCCCTATAAGTTCTATTAGCTCTTCTTGTTCCCTTTGTTCTACGTCAAGTATAAACTTCTTGTGTATGTATAGACCTTTTGCAGGGTATCCGTGCTTAGCATATATCTCAAAGGGAATCCCATCATATTGAACTTGCAAAGAGGGTTTATAATCACAAAGGATAAGAGAATCTGGGACAACCCCATAAGACTTAAACTCATGCATAAGCCTTTCCAAAAGCTCGGGAGAGTATCCATTGGCATCAAAAAGATACAAATAAGCCTTCCCTCCCATTTTCTTCACCTTTGAAAGAAATTCAAACATTCTATGCACCGCATCAAGACCGTTTCTGTAGCCCAAAAACTCGTCAAGAATAATATGAATGTGGTA
This genomic window from Aquificaceae bacterium contains:
- a CDS encoding helicase: MKDLTILEGFVFEGAFKVGFLQRVAPEYLKGFQRIFFDLLRTEGLKEELIEELQKPIEEWGKIGTTITPENAERVYTLTTYLLGYYGGLLYAEDGKNIHLEKFEMGEESSDIVWKNADLVYIKGKTLYIVDFKLSGLLSWLKEVFDRGRSEDFRDLPRLPVVNPGVPVNVSLGELDFSKFVKNFLSLKQTLMDLKDVFVEIKGFSQLVCYAVDYLTEKGNQGLRELCLELLYPAAESYRIRFVLPKDVSELSKYREEVKEIYKSLKSKEWAYSEIDETVEKRAGKRRRLEEKLKEEIQGYLQEIKQRENSPVVVNTNPIQEARRDVKEKLEKFLSSQGDCKAIALLHSAGSGKTSTLRNLILNSQGKHIVLYMATRVSLVEKEKYSVENSGKPVKVIYERRKAQEGKFVRHIGEGFTDVEDREGIIRRIVDRVLEAVRENHSQIWGFATIQAIVDTPALNTARHLDNLLRSNVLRHYHIHIILDEFLGYRNGLDAVHRMFEFLSKVKKMGGKAYLYLFDANGYSPELLERLMHEFKSYGVVPDSLILCDYKPSLQVQYDGIPFEIYAKHGYPAKGLYIHKKFILDVEQREQEELIELIGDYVIQNLQKESTAFLYVQDKEMIAKLSDYFNTRGVSNLYITASSRKSQKDINEGSQDVIMGTSAVSRGLDFSRPHKPVEKIFIVITDWGIEQNLVEVIQAISRARGDEITEQKPRHIHLIHVIQKENPYTVEKITQLVEYQDKDLVSLFYRREQLKQKLLLDSVVQRIIEDFLRTPERYVIVPIPAQHITIYKPHRFSELENIIKFLEDVYMMESKDQEVSKYIRLLAKEILSGMFMYTNDVPRKLENVEYYHPYILIRGRLHMGFDNQRRKRAKDYLEKIKTKLMEHNEERTREIEEFLNVIAPKEVYETIFLIPVYSWVFTQYVLGEPKDEYLRFNISSRVGRGGAVVLGAGMDITTSCKNIQGQKEYAVIPLGEDYPYREVLSGRFAKFPIEFIYRLLVEG